A genomic segment from Deinococcus sp. YIM 77859 encodes:
- the ychF gene encoding redox-regulated ATPase YchF, with protein sequence MGLSIGIVGLPNVGKSTLFNAITRAGALAANYPFATIEPNMGRVTVPDERLKALSRVFTRGERVPPIIPTYVEFVDIAGLVKGASQGEGLGNQFLANIREVDAIAHVVRCFEDPNVVHVAGRVDPIDDIETINTELILADMAGLEKRLANLQKKAKSGDKDAREQAELAEQILAVLGEGKPARTGTYEGKIPKDFGLITTKPVIYVANVGENELTEDNDYVRQVREYAAREGAPVVKISAQIEGELAEMPEEEAREFLRELGVAESGLDQLVKVGYETLGLITFITSGEKEVRAWTIRRGQKAPEAAGEIHSDLERGFIRAEVIEWNKMVEAGGWANAKAKGWVRTEGKDYVMQDGDIMNVLHSS encoded by the coding sequence ATGGGATTGTCAATTGGAATCGTCGGCCTCCCCAACGTCGGAAAAAGCACCCTCTTTAACGCGATCACCCGCGCGGGGGCGCTGGCCGCGAATTACCCCTTCGCCACCATCGAGCCCAACATGGGCCGCGTGACGGTGCCCGACGAGCGGCTCAAGGCCCTCAGCCGGGTCTTTACCCGAGGCGAGCGCGTGCCGCCCATCATTCCCACGTACGTGGAGTTTGTGGACATCGCCGGGCTGGTGAAGGGAGCCTCACAAGGCGAGGGTCTGGGAAACCAGTTCCTGGCGAATATCCGCGAGGTGGACGCCATCGCCCACGTGGTGCGCTGCTTCGAGGACCCCAACGTGGTGCACGTCGCGGGCCGAGTAGACCCGATTGACGACATCGAGACGATCAACACCGAGCTGATCCTGGCCGACATGGCCGGGCTCGAAAAGCGCCTGGCCAACCTCCAGAAAAAGGCCAAGAGCGGCGACAAAGACGCCCGGGAGCAGGCAGAACTCGCCGAGCAGATTCTGGCTGTGCTGGGGGAGGGCAAACCCGCGCGCACGGGCACCTACGAGGGGAAGATTCCCAAAGACTTCGGCCTGATCACCACCAAGCCGGTGATCTACGTGGCGAACGTGGGCGAGAACGAGCTGACGGAAGACAACGACTATGTCCGCCAGGTCCGCGAGTACGCTGCCCGCGAGGGCGCCCCGGTGGTGAAGATCAGCGCCCAGATCGAGGGCGAACTCGCCGAGATGCCCGAGGAGGAGGCCCGCGAGTTCCTGAGGGAACTGGGCGTGGCCGAAAGCGGCCTAGATCAGCTCGTCAAGGTCGGCTACGAGACGCTGGGACTGATCACCTTTATCACCTCGGGCGAGAAGGAGGTGCGGGCCTGGACCATCCGCCGCGGCCAAAAGGCTCCCGAAGCTGCCGGGGAAATCCACTCTGACCTGGAGCGCGGCTTTATCCGCGCCGAGGTGATCGAGTGGAACAAGATGGTGGAGGCGGGGGGCTGGGCGAACGCCAAGGCCAAGGGCTGGGTTCGCACGGAAGGCAAAGATTACGTGATGCAGGACGGCGACATCATGAACGTGCTTCACAGCAGCTAA
- a CDS encoding FtsW/RodA/SpoVE family cell cycle protein, whose protein sequence is MSLQLVLAQVLLLTLGLMGVATASPEKILDHGSKALLALAATFLVARLRPRFFLRLAPYFWGFTLLLLLLTLFIGQGAAGSEGVKRWLEIGPLRFQPSELAKLGLVLQLASFFSRRGVQNKLISATVMIVLTTLLVILEPDLGTSVLTFGLGIILMYAAGVRITNITGFVLALGLLAIPFLSRYLETHPYILERFFGHVERDKTLEVGLDQIGMAHRDLKFGGLWGRGPDGERWSYFAAHTDMIVASVGYSAGLLGVTMLLFSYWLVVSTALQVSQLATRVRPMTPEIHGATILATGAMFMIVGQAFVNLAVAAGIFPVTGVPLPLVSYGFSSMLTMSIALGVIHSAMREVRRHLPQSEVPPDLAAVPAD, encoded by the coding sequence ATGAGCCTGCAACTCGTGCTTGCGCAGGTGCTGCTGCTGACGCTGGGCCTGATGGGGGTCGCGACCGCCTCGCCTGAAAAGATTCTCGATCACGGCAGCAAGGCGCTGCTGGCCCTCGCCGCGACCTTTCTGGTGGCGCGGTTGCGGCCCCGCTTCTTCCTGAGGCTGGCCCCCTATTTCTGGGGTTTCACACTGCTGTTACTCCTGCTCACGCTCTTTATCGGGCAGGGAGCAGCGGGCAGCGAGGGGGTGAAGCGCTGGCTGGAGATCGGCCCGCTTCGCTTTCAGCCCTCGGAGCTCGCCAAGCTGGGGCTGGTCCTGCAACTGGCGTCGTTTTTCTCCCGCCGGGGCGTGCAGAACAAGCTGATCAGCGCCACGGTGATGATCGTCCTCACGACGCTGCTCGTCATCCTGGAACCCGACTTGGGAACTTCGGTGCTGACGTTCGGGCTGGGCATCATCCTGATGTACGCCGCTGGGGTCCGCATCACCAACATCACCGGCTTTGTGCTGGCCCTGGGCCTGCTGGCGATTCCTTTTCTCAGCCGGTACCTGGAGACCCACCCCTACATTCTCGAACGCTTTTTCGGCCACGTGGAGCGGGACAAGACGCTCGAAGTCGGCCTCGATCAGATCGGGATGGCGCACCGCGATCTGAAGTTCGGGGGGCTGTGGGGCCGAGGGCCGGACGGCGAGCGCTGGTCGTATTTCGCCGCGCACACCGACATGATCGTCGCCTCGGTGGGCTACTCAGCGGGCCTGCTGGGCGTCACCATGCTGCTCTTTTCCTACTGGCTGGTCGTGTCTACCGCCCTACAGGTTTCGCAGCTCGCTACCCGGGTCCGCCCGATGACGCCCGAGATTCACGGGGCGACCATTCTGGCGACCGGGGCGATGTTTATGATCGTCGGCCAGGCCTTCGTGAACCTCGCCGTCGCGGCGGGCATCTTTCCGGTGACCGGCGTCCCCCTGCCCCTGGTGAGCTACGGCTTTTCCTCCATGCTCACCATGAGTATCGCCCTGGGCGTCATTCACAGCGCCATGCGCGAGGTCCGGCGCCACCTGCCGCAAAGCGAGGTACCGCCGGACCTGGCCGCTGTGCCCGCCGACTGA
- a CDS encoding 2'-5' RNA ligase family protein: protein MPELSLTERGSVLGPLYSLVAWPPEALDTWLRRTQERLNVRGFGAPHLNLRAPFQTALSSSQLVAAFRETLRGAEPFEVRVKGWKRLTSVIFLECEASPALLDLHARALRVGPSSHGPHDGPGYTPHLTLALGILPWAADTLWAAVEPLRPPLDRFTVSVLSLTREERGEVQEVHTFPLEGAASLSVPRPSQEAEPDLSLGS, encoded by the coding sequence ATGCCGGAGCTCTCGCTCACGGAACGGGGCAGCGTGCTCGGCCCGCTCTACAGCCTGGTCGCCTGGCCGCCCGAGGCGCTGGATACCTGGCTGCGGCGCACACAGGAGCGTCTCAACGTACGCGGCTTCGGCGCGCCGCACCTCAACCTGCGCGCCCCCTTTCAGACGGCGCTGAGTTCGTCCCAACTCGTCGCGGCCTTTCGCGAGACGCTGCGGGGCGCCGAACCGTTCGAGGTGCGGGTGAAGGGCTGGAAACGCCTGACCAGCGTGATTTTCCTGGAGTGCGAAGCCAGCCCCGCCCTGCTGGACCTCCACGCCCGGGCGCTCAGGGTGGGGCCCTCCAGCCACGGTCCCCACGACGGCCCCGGGTATACCCCTCACCTCACCCTGGCGCTGGGCATCCTTCCCTGGGCGGCGGACACGCTGTGGGCTGCGGTCGAGCCCCTGCGGCCACCCCTTGACCGCTTCACGGTGAGCGTTCTGAGCCTCACCCGCGAGGAACGGGGCGAGGTCCAGGAGGTGCACACCTTTCCGCTGGAGGGCGCGGCCAGCCTCAGCGTGCCGCGGCCCAGTCAGGAAGCCGAACCAGACCTGTCGTTGGGGTCGTAG
- a CDS encoding globin — protein MTAPLPLREGGSLYDRIGPQALARLVQRFYARVAADPDLAPLFPADLTLTAEKQLAFLTGFLGGPPLYHERFGHPRLRARHLPFPITPARARAWLACMQAALHETPEIAETDARELYAALSRVAVHMVNTPGQG, from the coding sequence ATGACGGCCCCTCTCCCACTTCGCGAGGGCGGCAGCCTGTATGACCGCATCGGACCGCAGGCGCTGGCGCGGCTTGTCCAGCGCTTCTACGCGCGCGTTGCCGCTGACCCGGACCTCGCCCCGCTGTTTCCCGCTGACCTCACCCTGACCGCCGAGAAGCAGCTCGCGTTCCTGACCGGCTTTCTGGGTGGGCCGCCCCTCTACCACGAACGTTTCGGGCATCCCCGGTTGCGGGCGCGGCACCTGCCCTTTCCCATCACGCCCGCGCGCGCCCGTGCCTGGCTCGCCTGCATGCAGGCCGCCCTGCACGAGACCCCCGAGATCGCGGAGACCGACGCGCGCGAGCTGTACGCGGCTCTCTCGCGGGTGGCGGTGCACATGGTGAATACGCCGGGGCAGGGCTGA
- a CDS encoding MBL fold metallo-hydrolase — protein MSDDRVPSARSINRRSALRLLGTAGLLTAAAPLARAQATPTPEVPLNGNGFYRQRIGDLTVTVVSDGTAPLAAVLPTWGANPDRQAEFAATLAEYHVPTTNTVNHFNPVVIETDTHRVLIDTGRGGANGQLLTHLRRAGIDPASIDTVFITHGHGDHIGGLTTQGQPTFPAARHVMGAAEFSFWTAQPNPNAAVQANLIGLRDRLTLLEPGAEIVPGLTAVASPGHTAGHLSVRAQRGGPGLLVFGDAAGHFLLSLKHRGAYVSFDADGPLAARTRQRLFAQAVDEGLWVTGYHFPFPAIGHLRRVIGGAYEYEPTVWQWS, from the coding sequence ATGAGTGACGACCGCGTTCCGTCCGCCCGCTCCATCAACCGCCGCAGCGCGCTGCGCCTGCTGGGAACCGCCGGGCTGCTCACCGCCGCCGCGCCCCTCGCGCGTGCGCAGGCCACCCCCACGCCGGAGGTGCCGCTGAACGGGAACGGCTTCTACCGGCAGCGCATCGGTGACCTGACGGTGACGGTGGTGAGTGACGGCACCGCGCCGCTGGCCGCCGTGCTGCCGACCTGGGGCGCCAACCCCGACCGGCAGGCCGAATTCGCCGCGACCCTCGCGGAATACCACGTGCCCACCACAAACACCGTCAACCACTTCAACCCGGTGGTGATCGAGACGGACACTCACCGTGTCCTCATCGACACCGGAAGGGGGGGTGCCAACGGACAACTGCTCACCCACCTGCGCCGTGCGGGCATTGACCCCGCGAGCATCGACACGGTGTTTATCACCCACGGGCACGGCGACCATATCGGCGGGCTGACCACACAAGGGCAGCCCACCTTTCCAGCGGCGCGGCACGTGATGGGGGCCGCCGAGTTTTCGTTCTGGACAGCGCAGCCCAATCCCAATGCGGCCGTTCAGGCGAACCTGATCGGCCTGCGCGACCGCTTGACCCTGCTGGAGCCGGGAGCCGAGATTGTGCCGGGCCTCACCGCCGTCGCCTCACCGGGGCACACGGCCGGACACCTCAGCGTCCGCGCCCAGCGGGGCGGGCCCGGGCTCCTCGTCTTCGGGGACGCCGCCGGGCACTTTCTGCTCAGCCTGAAGCACCGCGGAGCGTACGTTTCCTTTGACGCGGACGGTCCCCTTGCCGCGCGCACTCGCCAGCGCCTCTTCGCGCAGGCGGTGGATGAGGGGCTATGGGTCACCGGCTACCACTTCCCCTTCCCCGCCATCGGCCACCTGCGCCGCGTGATTGGCGGAGCCTACGAGTACGAGCCGACGGTGTGGCAGTGGAGTTGA
- a CDS encoding bifunctional 3-deoxy-7-phosphoheptulonate synthase/chorismate mutase, with protein MTQPPRSIDDLRAEVDAINRDLLTLLSRRGEVVAQIGRAKTLEGRPRHYDPGREEQQLRELERLNAGPFSTAAIKAIFKEIFKASLDLEESNDKKQLLVSRKVKAEDTQLDIDGIRIGGGAPPVIVAGPCSIESEEQMEETARFLASRGVKILRGGAYKPRTSPYGFQGMGVDGLIIGGRAARENGMLFVTEVMDTRDVEVVAEHADILQVGARNMHNFSLLREVGRARRPVLLKRGLSATIEEWLYAAEYILSEGNPEVILCERGIRTFEKWTRNTLDLSAVALAKQETHLPVIVDVTHAAGRRDLLIPLAKAALAVGADGIHVEVHPSPATALSDNEQQLDFAGFDRFSAALAPLLKVPATV; from the coding sequence ATGACTCAACCGCCACGCAGCATCGACGACCTTCGCGCCGAAGTCGATGCGATCAATCGTGACCTGCTGACCCTCCTTTCCCGCCGCGGCGAGGTGGTCGCGCAGATCGGCCGGGCCAAGACACTGGAAGGCCGCCCCCGCCACTACGACCCCGGCCGTGAGGAACAGCAGCTGCGCGAGCTCGAGCGCTTGAATGCTGGCCCCTTCTCGACCGCTGCCATCAAGGCGATCTTTAAAGAGATCTTCAAGGCCAGCCTGGACCTCGAAGAGAGCAACGACAAGAAGCAGCTGCTGGTGTCGCGCAAGGTCAAGGCCGAGGACACCCAGCTTGACATCGACGGCATCCGCATCGGTGGGGGGGCGCCGCCCGTGATCGTCGCTGGACCCTGCTCCATCGAATCCGAAGAGCAGATGGAGGAGACGGCCCGCTTTCTGGCCTCGCGGGGCGTGAAGATCCTGCGCGGCGGGGCCTACAAACCGCGCACCAGCCCCTACGGCTTCCAGGGCATGGGTGTGGACGGCCTGATTATCGGTGGCCGCGCGGCCCGCGAAAACGGCATGCTCTTTGTCACCGAAGTGATGGATACCCGCGACGTGGAGGTCGTGGCCGAGCACGCCGACATCCTCCAGGTGGGAGCGCGCAACATGCACAACTTCTCCCTGCTGCGCGAGGTGGGCCGCGCGCGCCGTCCGGTGCTGCTCAAGCGGGGGCTTTCCGCCACCATCGAGGAATGGCTCTATGCCGCCGAGTACATCCTCTCCGAGGGCAACCCAGAAGTGATTCTCTGCGAGCGCGGCATCCGCACCTTCGAGAAGTGGACCCGCAACACCCTCGACCTCTCTGCGGTGGCCCTCGCCAAGCAGGAGACGCACCTCCCGGTCATCGTGGACGTGACCCACGCCGCCGGTCGCCGCGACCTGCTGATTCCCCTCGCCAAGGCGGCCTTGGCGGTTGGTGCCGACGGCATCCACGTGGAAGTTCACCCCAGCCCCGCGACCGCCCTTTCTGACAACGAGCAGCAGCTTGACTTCGCGGGCTTCGACCGCTTCAGCGCCGCGCTTGCCCCGCTGCTCAAAGTTCCCGCGACGGTCTAA